A portion of the Bubalus kerabau isolate K-KA32 ecotype Philippines breed swamp buffalo chromosome 1, PCC_UOA_SB_1v2, whole genome shotgun sequence genome contains these proteins:
- the LOC129651164 gene encoding lung adenoma susceptibility protein 2 homolog, translating to MCSIRDFWKMNGPCSPFEKAMAKSVKKHHFSTSESSVPASLVLNSIAFNVDGSIQYKEKPYSSASEALEAYIDDFHLSCELPEINDTKVNLDQNPLEFLAKLNRGPV from the exons GAAAATGAATGGACCTTGCAGCCCATttgagaaagcaatggcaaagtCAGTTAAGAAACATCACTTTAGCACTTCTGAATCTTCTGTTCCAGCATCTTTAGTCCTCAACAGCATCGCTTTTAATGTTGATGGTTCCATCCAATACAAAGAAAAGCCATATTCTTCTGCCTCTGAAGCCCTAGAAGCTTACATTGATGATTTCCATTTAAGCTGTGAGCTTCCTGAAATTAATGATACAAAGGTTAACCTGGATCAGAACCCTCTTGAATTTCTTGCTAAACTAAACAGGG GTCCCGTGTAG